In Bradyrhizobium sp. 1(2017), one DNA window encodes the following:
- a CDS encoding DUF3147 family protein codes for MTEYILRFIAGGVIVSAFASLGDMLKPKSFAGLLGAAPSVALATLGIAVVQHGPQYAAAASWTMIYGAIALGCYSVAVCHLLMRFRVAALPATILAFAVWLVVAFGLLAGLGGSA; via the coding sequence ATGACGGAATATATCCTGCGCTTCATCGCGGGCGGCGTCATCGTCTCCGCCTTCGCGTCCTTGGGAGACATGCTCAAGCCCAAGAGCTTTGCCGGGCTCCTCGGCGCCGCGCCGTCGGTCGCGCTCGCCACGCTTGGCATTGCGGTGGTTCAGCACGGCCCGCAATATGCGGCGGCCGCGAGCTGGACCATGATCTACGGCGCGATCGCTCTCGGCTGCTACAGCGTCGCCGTGTGCCATCTCTTGATGAGATTCCGTGTCGCGGCGCTGCCCGCCACTATCCTTGCCTTTGCGGTTTGGCTCGTGGTCGCCTTCGGCCTGCTCGCGGGTCTCGGAGGCTCCGCCTGA
- a CDS encoding phosphatase PAP2 family protein, whose amino-acid sequence MALVTVKPTRIDTAIANEIAHNTNSGLEHAAQAMTWGADEHVLVALAAAGWLYTRLRKPQKRRIADHVLTVSLATAVLPHVLKSLFDQTRPDRLTVSGHRHGVPYSGRPRDAFPSGHAAHMGALASAAGLLPPLSRHLARTLAVTLSLTRVALLAHWASDVAAGFTLGIVVERLFRPFTLARSRQERSTAARGRP is encoded by the coding sequence ATGGCGCTCGTAACAGTCAAACCCACCCGGATCGATACGGCGATCGCCAACGAGATCGCGCACAACACCAACTCTGGGCTCGAGCATGCTGCCCAGGCAATGACCTGGGGTGCCGACGAGCATGTGCTCGTCGCGCTCGCCGCGGCAGGATGGCTCTACACCCGGCTGCGCAAACCGCAGAAGCGTCGGATCGCCGATCACGTCCTGACCGTGTCGCTGGCGACTGCCGTGCTGCCGCATGTTCTGAAATCCCTGTTCGATCAGACAAGGCCGGACCGGCTCACGGTCAGCGGGCACCGGCACGGTGTTCCCTATTCGGGGCGCCCCCGCGATGCGTTTCCCTCTGGTCATGCCGCGCACATGGGCGCCCTCGCCTCGGCCGCCGGCCTGTTGCCACCACTCTCACGCCACCTGGCGCGCACACTGGCAGTAACGTTGTCGTTGACGCGCGTGGCGCTGCTCGCGCATTGGGCCAGCGACGTGGCGGCGGGCTTCACCCTCGGCATCGTCGTCGAGCGGCTTTTCAGGCCGTTCACGCTGGCAAGGTCACGGCAGGAACGATCCACAGCCGCGCGGGGCCGGCCATGA
- a CDS encoding DHA2 family efflux MFS transporter permease subunit, with the protein MTDATQGGASAGGWSPERSAAGGHNPYLIAFVVSIATFMEVLDTTIANVALRHIAGSLAVGIDESTYVITSYLVANAIVLSISGWLSTVIGRKRFYMMCVATFTLASLLCGFAWNLESLVLFRILQGLGGGGMATSEQAILADSFPPHKRGQAFAVYGVAVVVAPVIGPTLGGWITDTYTWHWVFLINVPMGLLSLFLVGSLVKEPSGAVEERAKLLSRGLRVDYVGFALVAIGLGSLEFVLDEGQRKDWFGSSMIVVFAVLAAVSLLALIPWELTREEPIVDLRLLGRRQFAACFLVMLGTGAVLISTTQLLPQLLQTELNYTAMLAGLALSPGGVATLVLMPVVGRLVGIVQPKYLIMCGAAIVAFSMWHLTGLTGDITYGYAALSRIFLALGLPFLFLPVTTASYDGIPPDKTNQASALINVARNIGGSMGVALAQTMLAQRQQFHQSRLVEHAAPSDLGYQQTIDAMTRYFQAQGSNASDAAAQAVAWVGKTLQRQVDLLAYIDVFWTLAIVALLMIPTAAVLRRIDLGAPARGH; encoded by the coding sequence ATGACGGACGCAACGCAAGGCGGCGCGTCCGCCGGCGGATGGTCACCGGAGCGGTCCGCGGCGGGCGGGCACAATCCCTATCTGATCGCCTTCGTGGTCTCGATCGCGACCTTCATGGAGGTGCTCGACACCACCATCGCCAACGTCGCGTTGCGCCACATCGCCGGCAGCCTGGCGGTCGGCATCGACGAGAGCACCTACGTCATCACCAGCTATCTCGTCGCCAATGCCATCGTGCTGTCGATCTCGGGCTGGCTGTCGACGGTGATCGGCCGCAAGCGCTTCTACATGATGTGCGTCGCGACCTTCACGCTGGCGTCGCTGCTCTGTGGCTTCGCCTGGAATCTGGAATCGCTGGTGCTGTTCCGGATCTTGCAAGGCCTTGGCGGCGGCGGGATGGCGACCAGCGAGCAGGCGATCCTCGCCGACTCCTTCCCGCCGCATAAGCGCGGCCAGGCCTTTGCGGTCTACGGGGTCGCCGTCGTGGTCGCGCCGGTGATCGGCCCGACGCTCGGCGGCTGGATCACCGACACCTACACCTGGCACTGGGTGTTCCTGATCAACGTTCCCATGGGATTGCTGTCATTGTTCCTGGTCGGCTCGCTCGTGAAGGAGCCGTCGGGCGCGGTGGAGGAGAGGGCAAAGCTGCTCAGCCGGGGGCTGCGCGTCGACTATGTCGGTTTCGCCCTGGTCGCAATCGGGCTCGGCTCGCTCGAATTCGTGCTCGACGAAGGCCAGCGCAAAGACTGGTTCGGATCGAGCATGATCGTCGTCTTTGCCGTCCTCGCAGCCGTCTCGCTGCTTGCATTGATCCCGTGGGAGCTGACGCGGGAGGAACCCATCGTCGATCTTCGCCTGCTTGGCCGGCGCCAGTTCGCCGCCTGCTTCCTGGTCATGCTCGGCACAGGCGCGGTGTTGATCTCGACGACACAGCTGCTGCCGCAACTGCTCCAGACCGAGCTGAACTACACCGCCATGCTGGCCGGCCTCGCGCTGTCGCCCGGCGGGGTTGCGACGCTGGTGCTGATGCCGGTGGTGGGTCGCCTCGTCGGCATCGTGCAGCCGAAATATCTCATCATGTGCGGTGCCGCCATCGTCGCCTTCTCGATGTGGCATCTCACCGGGCTGACCGGCGACATCACTTACGGCTACGCGGCGTTGTCGCGTATCTTCCTTGCGCTTGGTCTTCCCTTCCTGTTCCTGCCGGTGACGACGGCCTCCTATGACGGCATTCCCCCGGACAAGACCAACCAGGCCTCGGCGCTGATCAACGTCGCCCGCAACATCGGGGGGTCGATGGGAGTTGCGCTGGCGCAGACCATGCTGGCGCAGCGCCAGCAATTCCACCAGAGCAGGCTGGTCGAGCACGCCGCGCCGTCCGATCTCGGCTATCAGCAGACCATCGACGCGATGACGCGCTACTTCCAGGCGCAGGGTTCGAACGCAAGCGATGCCGCCGCGCAGGCAGTCGCCTGGGTCGGCAAGACCTTGCAGCGGCAGGTGGACTTGCTGGCCTATATCGACGTGTTCTGGACGCTCGCGATCGTCGCGCTGCTGATGATCCCCACGGCGGCGGTGCTGCGCCGGATCGACCTGGGAGCGCCGGCGCGCGGGCATTGA
- a CDS encoding SDR family oxidoreductase, with product MAEHALIDPVSRYPKPPFKKQSQPWPGLAGKMEPRPDHGETSYKGSGRLAGRKALITGGDSGMGRAAAIAYAREGADVAINYLAAEEPDAQEVIALIKKEGRTGLAIPGDLKDEAFCKQLVEQAVQGLGGLDIIVNNAARQQTRASILEVSSEDFDATMKTNIYAPFWIIKAALPHLKPGSCIIGTTSEQAYDPSPDLYDYAQTKAATMNYVKSLAKQLASRGIRVNGVAPGPIWTPLQVSGGATMEKLEKFGGMTPFGRPGQPVELASIYVQLAAADASYATGQVYGSAGGSGQP from the coding sequence ATGGCCGAGCACGCCTTGATCGATCCCGTCAGCCGCTATCCGAAGCCGCCGTTCAAGAAGCAGTCGCAGCCCTGGCCAGGTCTGGCCGGCAAGATGGAGCCGCGGCCGGACCATGGCGAGACCAGCTACAAGGGCTCCGGCCGGCTCGCCGGTCGCAAGGCCCTGATCACCGGCGGCGATTCCGGCATGGGCCGTGCCGCCGCGATCGCCTATGCGCGCGAAGGCGCCGATGTCGCCATCAACTATCTGGCCGCGGAAGAGCCCGATGCGCAGGAGGTGATCGCACTGATCAAGAAGGAAGGCCGCACCGGACTTGCGATCCCCGGAGACCTCAAGGACGAAGCCTTTTGCAAGCAGCTGGTCGAGCAGGCCGTGCAGGGCCTCGGCGGCCTCGACATCATCGTCAACAACGCAGCACGCCAGCAGACGCGCGCCTCCATTCTCGAGGTCTCGTCGGAGGATTTCGATGCGACGATGAAGACGAACATCTACGCGCCGTTCTGGATCATCAAGGCGGCGCTGCCGCATCTCAAGCCCGGCTCCTGCATCATCGGCACCACCTCCGAGCAGGCTTACGACCCCTCGCCTGATCTCTACGACTATGCGCAGACCAAGGCGGCGACGATGAACTATGTGAAGTCACTGGCGAAGCAGCTCGCCTCCCGGGGCATCCGCGTCAACGGGGTCGCGCCCGGGCCGATCTGGACGCCGCTGCAGGTCTCCGGCGGCGCCACGATGGAGAAGCTGGAAAAATTCGGCGGCATGACGCCGTTCGGCCGTCCCGGCCAGCCGGTCGAGCTGGCTTCGATCTACGTGCAGCTTGCCGCGGCCGACGCCAGTTATGCGACCGGGCAGGTATATGGCTCGGCAGGAGGATCAGGTCAGCCCTAG
- a CDS encoding SDR family oxidoreductase, whose translation MPKRNATAAVIGAGDFIGSEIAKKFAAEGFTVFAGRRNGDKLAPLVKDIEAAGGEIHARSLDARKEDEVIAFLDDADKHAPLDVCIFNVGANVNFPILDTTERVFRKVWEMACYSGFLAGREAARLMLPRGGGNIFFTGATASLRGGSGFAAFASAKFGLRAVAQAMARELGPKNIHVAHLIIDSGVDTEWVRQRRLEALGPNALDDPDLLMPPSSVADAYWQLYQQPKSAWTFEMEIRPFGEKW comes from the coding sequence TTGCCCAAGCGAAACGCCACTGCGGCCGTCATCGGGGCCGGAGACTTCATCGGCTCGGAGATCGCCAAGAAGTTCGCCGCCGAAGGTTTCACGGTCTTCGCCGGCCGCCGCAACGGCGACAAGCTCGCGCCGCTGGTGAAGGACATCGAAGCTGCCGGTGGTGAAATCCACGCGCGTTCGCTCGATGCGCGAAAGGAAGACGAGGTCATCGCCTTCCTCGACGACGCCGACAAGCATGCGCCGCTGGACGTCTGCATCTTCAACGTCGGCGCCAACGTCAATTTCCCGATCCTCGACACGACGGAGCGCGTCTTCCGGAAGGTGTGGGAGATGGCCTGCTATTCCGGCTTCCTGGCGGGGCGCGAAGCGGCGCGGCTGATGCTGCCGCGCGGCGGCGGCAACATCTTCTTCACCGGCGCCACAGCCTCCTTGCGCGGCGGCAGCGGCTTTGCCGCCTTCGCCAGCGCCAAGTTCGGCCTGCGCGCGGTGGCGCAGGCGATGGCGCGCGAGCTCGGGCCGAAGAACATCCACGTCGCTCATCTCATCATCGATTCCGGCGTCGACACCGAATGGGTGCGCCAGCGCCGGCTCGAGGCGCTCGGGCCGAATGCGCTGGACGATCCCGATCTCCTGATGCCGCCATCCTCGGTGGCTGACGCCTATTGGCAGCTCTACCAGCAGCCCAAGAGCGCCTGGACCTTCGAGATGGAGATCCGCCCGTTCGGAGAGAAATGGTGA
- a CDS encoding HlyD family secretion protein encodes MDAQIRERGPSAEQPQRAKEAPRPSPDQVSDVKDQSDKPAPSLRDRLREHWLVATVGAIAVIAALAGGLLYWLEVRHYESTDDAFVAARSFSVASKVSGYVTDVPVTDNQHVKAGDLLAKIDERDYRIAVEQANAQVAVSKANIDNVEAQIVSQEEQIKQAQAQLEQAQAQLQFSQEEFKRAEELAEKGAGTVQRQQQTRSDLQAQQANTERARTAVTSAQLGIKTLQAQLEGAKAQLEQSQAQLDQAKLNLQYTSVVAAQAGRVVKLSGAKGTFVTAGQSLMMFVPDQVWVVANYKETQLNDMRPGQPVEIRIDAYPGRKLTGHVDSVQPGSGTAFSLLPAENATGNYVKVVQRVPVKIVVDNWPPDLPVGPGMSVVPWTRVR; translated from the coding sequence GTGGATGCTCAAATCCGGGAGCGTGGGCCGTCCGCGGAGCAGCCGCAGAGGGCGAAGGAAGCTCCAAGACCGAGTCCCGATCAGGTCAGCGACGTCAAAGATCAGTCGGATAAGCCGGCGCCGTCGCTGCGAGACCGGCTCCGCGAGCATTGGCTGGTCGCAACCGTGGGCGCCATTGCGGTGATCGCGGCGCTGGCCGGCGGCCTGCTTTATTGGCTCGAGGTCCGTCACTACGAGTCCACCGACGACGCCTTCGTCGCCGCGCGCAGCTTTTCCGTGGCTTCGAAGGTGAGCGGCTACGTGACGGACGTTCCGGTCACGGACAACCAGCACGTCAAGGCGGGCGACCTTCTCGCCAAGATCGACGAGCGCGACTACCGGATCGCGGTCGAGCAGGCCAACGCGCAGGTCGCGGTGTCCAAGGCGAACATCGACAATGTCGAGGCGCAGATCGTTTCCCAGGAGGAGCAGATCAAACAGGCCCAGGCCCAGCTCGAGCAGGCGCAGGCCCAGCTTCAGTTCTCGCAGGAGGAGTTCAAGCGCGCGGAAGAGTTGGCCGAGAAGGGCGCCGGCACCGTGCAGCGCCAGCAGCAGACCCGCTCCGATCTTCAGGCCCAGCAGGCCAATACCGAACGCGCCAGGACGGCCGTGACGTCGGCGCAGCTTGGCATCAAGACGCTGCAGGCGCAGTTGGAAGGCGCCAAGGCGCAACTCGAGCAATCGCAGGCCCAGCTCGATCAGGCCAAACTGAACCTGCAATACACCAGCGTGGTCGCCGCGCAGGCGGGCCGTGTCGTCAAGCTCTCCGGTGCCAAGGGCACATTCGTCACCGCGGGCCAAAGCCTGATGATGTTCGTCCCGGACCAGGTCTGGGTCGTCGCCAACTACAAGGAGACCCAACTCAACGACATGCGCCCGGGCCAGCCGGTCGAGATTCGCATCGATGCCTATCCCGGCCGCAAGCTGACCGGCCACGTCGATTCCGTGCAACCGGGCTCCGGCACCGCGTTCAGCCTGCTGCCGGCGGAAAACGCCACCGGCAACTACGTCAAGGTCGTGCAGCGTGTGCCGGTGAAGATCGTGGTCGACAATTGGCCGCCGGACCTGCCGGTCGGACCCGGCATGTCCGTCGTGCCCTGGACCAGGGTGCGATGA
- a CDS encoding PRC-barrel domain-containing protein, whose protein sequence is MLNQGELDRSETGRLIGSDKVEGTSVYGADRNRIGSIERLMIDKVSGKVSYAVLGFGGFLGLGNDHYPLPWQSLKYDTELGGYVTGITTKELEGAPKYGDRSDWNWGDDAAVRGINSYYGVPFA, encoded by the coding sequence ATGTTGAATCAAGGTGAGCTGGATCGCAGCGAGACCGGACGGCTGATCGGCAGCGACAAGGTCGAGGGAACATCGGTCTACGGCGCCGATCGCAACCGGATCGGTTCGATCGAACGGTTGATGATCGATAAGGTCAGCGGCAAGGTGTCCTATGCGGTCCTTGGCTTTGGCGGCTTTCTGGGTCTTGGCAATGACCATTACCCCCTGCCATGGCAGTCGCTGAAATACGACACCGAACTCGGCGGCTATGTCACTGGCATCACCACCAAGGAGTTGGAAGGCGCGCCGAAATATGGCGATCGCAGTGACTGGAACTGGGGTGATGATGCCGCGGTTCGTGGCATCAACTCCTACTATGGCGTTCCCTTCGCATAG
- a CDS encoding NAD(P)H-dependent flavin oxidoreductase, which produces MKTAITELFGIEHPIIQGGMHFVGFAELAAAVSNAGGLGIITGLTQKTPELLAKEIARCRDMTDKPFGVNLTFLPTFSAPPYPEYIAAIVEGGIKAVETAGRSPEAYMPALKAAGIKVIHKCTSVRHSLKAERIGCDAVSVDGFECGGHPGEDDIPNMILLPRAAEELKIPFVASGGMADGRSLVAALSLGAAGMNMGTRFIATKEAPVHQNVKNALVAATELDTRLIMRSLRNTERVLRNANVDRLIEIEREKGDRLKIDDIHDQVAGVYPRIMLEGQMDAGAWSCGMVAGLIHDVPSCKELVDRIMAEAEQIIRSRLMGFLDGTGTTRKVA; this is translated from the coding sequence GTGAAGACCGCGATCACCGAACTGTTCGGCATCGAGCACCCGATCATCCAAGGCGGCATGCATTTCGTCGGCTTTGCCGAACTGGCCGCTGCCGTCTCCAATGCCGGCGGGCTCGGCATCATCACCGGCCTCACGCAGAAGACGCCCGAGCTGCTGGCCAAGGAGATCGCGCGCTGCCGCGACATGACCGACAAGCCGTTCGGTGTGAACCTCACCTTCCTGCCGACCTTCTCGGCGCCGCCTTATCCCGAATACATCGCGGCAATCGTCGAGGGCGGTATCAAGGCCGTCGAGACCGCGGGCCGCAGCCCGGAAGCCTATATGCCGGCGCTGAAGGCGGCCGGCATCAAGGTGATCCACAAATGCACCTCGGTCCGTCACTCGCTGAAGGCGGAACGCATCGGCTGTGACGCCGTCAGCGTCGACGGCTTCGAGTGCGGCGGTCATCCCGGCGAGGACGATATCCCGAACATGATCCTGCTGCCGCGCGCGGCGGAAGAGTTGAAGATCCCGTTCGTCGCCTCCGGCGGCATGGCCGACGGACGCAGCCTCGTCGCGGCGCTGTCGCTGGGCGCGGCGGGCATGAACATGGGCACGCGCTTCATCGCCACCAAGGAAGCGCCGGTCCATCAGAACGTGAAGAACGCGCTGGTCGCCGCGACCGAGCTCGACACTCGTCTGATCATGCGGAGCCTGCGCAACACCGAGCGCGTGCTGAGGAACGCCAATGTCGATCGCCTCATCGAGATCGAGCGCGAGAAGGGCGACAGGCTCAAGATCGACGACATCCACGACCAGGTCGCGGGCGTCTATCCCAGGATCATGCTGGAGGGCCAGATGGATGCCGGTGCCTGGAGCTGCGGCATGGTCGCCGGCCTCATCCACGACGTCCCCTCCTGCAAGGAACTCGTCGACCGCATCATGGCCGAGGCCGAGCAGATCATCCGCAGCCGCCTGATGGGGTTCCTGGATGGGACGGGAACGACGCGAAAGGTCGCCTGA
- a CDS encoding alkaline phosphatase D family protein, translating into MATLRASRAWTRRQFLVRSTSSLAVASLGTLAKPHLSRAADRPQIAGGFQSGDVSDGSAVIWARADRPARMQVECSTVESFKTIIASASRDALPDADFTAKLLLNDLPPGQDIFYRVRFDDIATGISGESRTGHFRTAPAAGRSISFLWSGDTAGQGWGIDVSRGGYRCYRTMLDNRPDFFIHSGDHIYADCTVPAEQKLPNGETWRNLVTEEKSEVAHTLAQFRGNYKYNHLDEHFRAFHAEVAMFAQWDDHEVTNDWSPTGSYDAAGYEDDGTPRLVARARRAFFDFMPIRDLGARQGRVYRKIAYGPLLDVFMLDMRSYRDDSWNKGSDHRGWVLGTEQLAWLKRELAASRATWKVIAADLSIGLISLDAVALGDGPPDRREHEIADLLGSIKRAGIRNIVWLTADMHYTAAHYYDPSKAQFQEFEPFWEFVSGPIHAGTWGPGELDDTFGPVAMYQHGCSAEQGENLAPCFGLQFFGRVDIDGATGVMTVTLKDVENRDLWSVAIESQPQTRPAVVAQHS; encoded by the coding sequence ATGGCAACGCTCCGCGCCTCGCGCGCATGGACCCGGCGGCAGTTCCTGGTCCGCTCGACCTCCAGTCTCGCCGTAGCCTCGCTCGGCACGCTTGCAAAGCCTCATCTCAGTCGCGCGGCCGATCGCCCGCAGATCGCTGGCGGCTTCCAGTCCGGCGATGTCTCCGACGGCTCAGCCGTGATCTGGGCCCGGGCCGACCGGCCCGCGCGGATGCAGGTGGAGTGCTCGACCGTGGAGAGCTTCAAGACGATCATTGCGTCGGCTTCGCGCGATGCGCTGCCCGATGCCGATTTCACCGCAAAGCTGCTGCTGAACGACCTGCCACCCGGGCAGGACATCTTCTATCGCGTGCGCTTCGACGACATTGCGACCGGCATCTCCGGTGAGAGCCGCACCGGTCATTTCCGCACCGCGCCGGCAGCGGGCCGGTCGATCTCGTTCCTGTGGTCCGGCGACACTGCGGGGCAGGGCTGGGGCATCGACGTCTCGCGGGGCGGATATCGCTGCTATCGCACCATGCTCGACAACCGTCCGGATTTCTTCATCCACTCCGGCGACCACATCTACGCTGACTGCACGGTTCCTGCCGAGCAGAAGCTGCCGAACGGCGAGACATGGCGCAACCTCGTCACCGAGGAGAAATCCGAGGTCGCGCATACGCTGGCGCAGTTCCGCGGCAATTACAAATACAACCATCTCGACGAACATTTTCGCGCCTTCCACGCCGAAGTGGCGATGTTCGCGCAATGGGACGACCACGAGGTCACCAACGACTGGTCGCCGACCGGGAGCTACGATGCCGCCGGCTATGAGGACGACGGCACGCCGCGCCTGGTCGCGCGCGCCCGCCGGGCCTTCTTCGATTTCATGCCGATCCGCGACCTCGGCGCGCGGCAGGGCCGGGTCTATCGCAAGATCGCTTACGGCCCGCTGCTCGACGTCTTCATGCTCGACATGCGCAGCTATCGCGACGATAGCTGGAACAAGGGCAGCGACCATCGCGGCTGGGTCCTCGGCACAGAGCAGCTTGCCTGGCTCAAGCGCGAGCTCGCCGCCTCGCGCGCGACCTGGAAGGTGATCGCGGCCGATCTGTCGATCGGCTTGATCAGCCTCGACGCCGTTGCGCTCGGCGACGGGCCGCCCGACCGACGCGAGCATGAGATCGCCGACCTGCTCGGCTCCATCAAGCGCGCCGGCATTCGCAACATCGTCTGGCTCACCGCCGACATGCACTACACCGCCGCGCATTACTACGATCCGAGCAAGGCGCAATTCCAGGAGTTCGAGCCGTTCTGGGAGTTCGTCTCCGGCCCGATCCATGCCGGCACCTGGGGGCCGGGCGAACTCGATGACACCTTTGGCCCGGTCGCGATGTATCAGCACGGCTGTAGCGCCGAGCAGGGCGAGAACCTGGCTCCGTGCTTCGGCCTGCAGTTCTTCGGTCGTGTCGACATCGATGGCGCGACCGGCGTGATGACCGTGACCCTGAAGGACGTCGAGAACCGCGACCTCTGGTCGGTCGCCATCGAGTCGCAGCCGCAGACCCGACCGGCCGTGGTGGCGCAGCACTCGTGA
- a CDS encoding winged helix-turn-helix transcriptional regulator, whose translation MKWDALDEEPCSLARTIAVIGDRWTLLILRECFLRVRRFEAFQSSLQITRHLLSERLKKLVRFGILRRVPYSEAPKRYEYILTQKGLDLYPIIMAMVHWGDAHMGDERGRPLLHEHKTCGKLFDPVMVCSECGEPLHAKQVHVHAGPGRRKAVA comes from the coding sequence ATGAAATGGGACGCGCTGGACGAAGAGCCCTGCTCGCTCGCCCGCACCATCGCCGTGATCGGGGACCGCTGGACGCTGCTGATCCTGCGCGAGTGCTTCTTGCGCGTGCGACGGTTCGAGGCGTTCCAGTCCTCGCTCCAGATCACCCGGCACCTGCTGTCGGAGCGGCTGAAGAAGCTGGTTCGTTTCGGCATCCTGCGCCGCGTGCCCTATTCCGAAGCGCCGAAGCGCTACGAGTACATTCTCACCCAGAAAGGCCTCGACCTCTACCCGATCATCATGGCGATGGTGCATTGGGGCGACGCCCACATGGGCGACGAGCGCGGCCGCCCGCTGCTCCACGAGCACAAGACTTGCGGCAAGTTGTTCGATCCCGTGATGGTGTGCTCGGAATGCGGCGAGCCACTGCATGCCAAGCAGGTGCATGTGCATGCGGGGCCGGGGCGGCGGAAAGCGGTGGCATGA
- a CDS encoding DUF4142 domain-containing protein: protein MKRTIIAIACMLLAGPALAQSLGEKTGVNSALGVAPSTADFVKQVAISDMFEIESSKLAEQKGNAQEKSFAQQMVTDHTKTSTELKGLVSGGKVEATLPTALDSPHQSKLDKLKSTSGKDFSSDYNSYQVSAHEDAVSLLERYAKGGENAALKDWAGKTLPALKHHLDMAKELGKAPSVGQTK from the coding sequence ATGAAACGAACCATCATCGCCATTGCTTGCATGCTTCTCGCAGGCCCTGCACTGGCGCAATCCTTGGGCGAAAAGACCGGCGTCAATTCGGCGCTCGGGGTCGCGCCGTCCACAGCCGACTTCGTCAAGCAGGTCGCCATCAGCGACATGTTCGAGATCGAATCGAGCAAGCTCGCCGAGCAGAAGGGCAACGCGCAGGAGAAGAGCTTCGCGCAGCAGATGGTGACCGATCACACCAAGACCAGCACCGAGCTCAAAGGGCTCGTCAGCGGCGGCAAGGTGGAGGCGACCCTGCCGACAGCGCTCGACAGCCCGCACCAGAGCAAGCTCGACAAGCTCAAGAGTACGAGCGGCAAGGACTTCAGCTCGGACTACAACTCCTATCAGGTCAGCGCCCATGAGGACGCCGTCTCGCTGTTAGAGCGCTACGCCAAGGGCGGTGAAAATGCCGCGCTGAAGGACTGGGCGGGCAAGACGCTGCCGGCGCTGAAGCACCATCTCGACATGGCCAAGGAGCTCGGCAAGGCCCCGAGCGTGGGCCAGACCAAGTAA
- a CDS encoding DUF4142 domain-containing protein: MRVFVAIVLAFLGTAALADSTGERKPGDRMPNATDVISGLYAFSRFQQGLLESTDLKGNAEVKNLAALRAEEAAKRDKALKQIQEAIGAEPRVSKAASASASLVEPETSDGPTYVRSFYASQIPEYEATIDLLERYLKAPDNAALAAFAREQLPMLRAQVKAAERTMADK; this comes from the coding sequence ATGCGAGTTTTCGTCGCGATAGTCCTGGCATTCCTCGGCACGGCCGCGCTTGCAGACAGTACGGGCGAGCGCAAGCCTGGCGACCGCATGCCGAATGCAACCGACGTCATCAGCGGGCTCTACGCCTTCAGCCGATTCCAGCAGGGTCTCTTGGAAAGCACCGACCTCAAGGGCAATGCAGAGGTGAAGAACCTTGCCGCGCTACGCGCCGAAGAGGCCGCCAAGCGCGACAAGGCGCTGAAACAGATTCAAGAAGCGATCGGTGCGGAGCCGCGCGTCAGCAAGGCGGCGTCGGCAAGTGCGAGCCTCGTCGAACCCGAAACCTCGGACGGGCCAACCTACGTCAGAAGCTTCTATGCCTCGCAGATTCCCGAATATGAAGCAACGATCGATCTGCTTGAACGCTATTTGAAGGCGCCCGACAATGCCGCGCTTGCGGCATTCGCACGCGAGCAGCTCCCGATGCTGCGTGCGCAGGTCAAGGCGGCCGAACGCACCATGGCGGACAAGTAA